In the uncultured Methanobrevibacter sp. genome, CAGCAATATTTCCCACCGACATATATGGATGCTGCTGATTTACTTAATCAACGTGACCAAGAGTATGTAGTAAATAGATATTTAGGATAAATAAACTATGGGAGAAATAAAATGAAGTATTTTAATAAAATAGCCATCGTACTAATTTTATTAATTTTTACTATGAGTTTTGTAGCATCTGCAAATGTGCATGATTTTAAGTATCCAAACACTTTTAAAAAAATGGACGATGGAGACGGATATATCAATGATCTTGGCCAAGGCATGCTAGTTTATGAATATGATGATTCTTCAAAAGCACTTTTCTTATCAAATCACGATCAATATGCTTTTGAATATTATGAAAATAATTATTATGCCTTTGCGGATGGTGAAAACAATTTAGGTGGCCTTTTGGAAGTTGTTTCATATAAAGGAGACAAATACATTGTAATATCAACAATTTTGATGGATAATCTTGAATCTGAAAGTGGATATATCCAAGATAATCTAGAAGAATTTAATAAATTAAATAAGGTTGAACCTTTAACAATTTAAGGCGGTGAAATTATGCAAGAATCATATGTGACCAACAATCACTTAAGAACTGTATTTAATGACATTGGAGACTATTTGGAAAAAGGTCAGGAACCTCCAGAAGATTTATTCCTTGAATTTATCGGAGAATTGAGAGTATCCAATTTATTAATTCCAGGCATAATTGAAGGAGATGAATTAATATCAGAAAATTTAACAAATGATGCTGGTGAGACAGTTATTCCATTATACACTGATGATGAGGAATATGTTAAAGATAAAGGTTTAGATTCTGAATATGACCCCGTCCCTAATGACATCCGGTATTATGTTGATTTAATCAATGAAAATAATTTTAATGGAATTATAATCAATTTAGCCAGTGAGGGTTTCTTCATACCATCTGATTTATTAAATAATTTATCATTAGGCCCAACATTTTCAATCAACGATAATTTTAGAGGATACGAATCAGATCAATTAAAAAATATTGCTGAAAATACATCAAATGATTCTTTAGTCAATTTTATCAGAAATCCCAGCAATGACAATAACTTTGATGATTTAATGATGGAATTAACAAAATCCACATTACTCAATGTTATTGTTGATGAAGAAAATCTGGAAGATTATTCTAATAATGGAATAATATTCAGAGAAGATGTTGGAGGATTTGAAGTCTGTAATACCGGAAATGATGAAGAAAACTTTGGAATATTATTCACAAGCAAAAATGCTATTTTAAACACAATGGATTATAATTCAGAATTTTATTATTATTATCAAATTACCATACTTTCTGAATTCTTTGATTATGTGTTAAGAAGTGACATGGGAGGAGTTGTAATTAATCCGGGATTAGATGATTATTTCATCCCAAGAGGGTTCTTATTAACATTTTCAAATGTTATGGACAACCCTAGTTTCAAACAAGCCCTGGATTATGCATTTTTATTGAAATAACTATTATTTTTAATAGTTATTCTTTTTTTATTTATTATAATGGATTTTAACTGATAAGTGTGAACAAGACGGCACATACAAAAATTTAGATGAAAAAATTAAAGAAATCAAAAACAATACCTTGGGTTATGAGGAATAAATCGTAAACTACTTTTTATTCATACTCCTACATTGTTTTTTAATATTTTTAAAGACCATAATTGTATATTTCAGATAAGATTCTACCTCGAATTTCTCCCAACTCCATTATTTTCTTTCTGATATTGTTTTTATCGTCTTCGGATAATTCAGTATTATTTTTTAAAATCATTTCATATGCTTCAATGGTTGTTCGGATGCTGTGCAATTCAGCTTCTGCTCTTGTCATAATTTATCCTCCTTTTATTGCAATGTATTTTTCTATTATTCACACTATTTTTAACTTTTTTCATTAATCAGATTACATACCTCTGATAGATATTCCTTATTCATCATATAAACAAATTTAGGAGTGGGCTCAATAATGTTATCTTCCATTAAATCTTTATCCTTTTCATACCTGCGGATTTCCAGTATAAGTTCGTCCCGTTTTTTTATGAGTTCTTCAAGGTGTTGCATTTTCTAATGATTTTCTGAAAGTTACTGGATCAATCATCATCGTAGTTTACTCCGGAATTTCAAAAACAATCGGCATATGGTCACTTATCCCTATCCATTTATCGGCATCTCCAATTTGTAAATCTTTAACTTTATCTGGTGCTGCAAATACGTGATCCAAGTGAAAAGGACTGTTTAAATTTCTACGCCAATAAAATGTAGGTATTGATTCTTTTCCTTGTTGTTCTCCAGTAAAATAATGATATGTATCAACAAGCCCTTTTTCAGATAATTTTTCTATCATCTCATAAACATTCTTTCCATGCTGTTTGTTAACTAATCTTACATCGCAATTAAAATCTCCACAGATAATCATCTCTTCATTGAAAAACCCTGAATTTTTGTGTTCTTCATAATATCTGGTAATCTCTTTAGGATAATAAATTTCCTTGCGTCCTTCAATGTTAGGATTAGTCCAAACACCTAAAAGATTAAAATCATCATTAACCCTAACAGGAATGAAATATCTAAGTCCTTTATCATCCAAATCCACTAAATCTAATTTTATATTATCTTTGGCAAATATCCCTAGACCATAACTCTGATTATGACCCACCCAATAATAATTGGAAGCAAATTCATTATACTCTTGCGAATCTATTGTCAATGGATTTTCACATTCCTGTATTACATATATATCTGCATCCTCTTCAAGAATAGCTGGAAATCTTTCACTAAAGTAACCATTAGAATTCCAAGTAACTATTTTCATAACAATCCCATTTATTCAACTTTTGTTCCACATTCATCACAGAATTTAGAGTCTTTTGCCAATTCATTTCCACAGTTTTTGCACTGTTTTAAATCATTTACATCATCTTCAACAATTTCTTTCAATTTTAAAAATTTTTCTTCAGTAATTAATCCATTTTCACACATCTTTTCAAGACGTTGCAAATTATCTTTTTTTCTTTGAGCATCCAAATTTTTTACTTGATTAAAATCAATTTTCAATCCCCACCCCTCTTCTTCATAAAGTACACCGGAAATACGCTCATTTAAAATATCAATGCAATGATTTATAACATATTCTCCCCTATAACTTCCAAAAGTTGGGATAAAAAATATTTTTTTATTGCCCAATAATGTAAGTACTCCCATGGACCTCTTTTTATTATCTTCCATATATTCTGCAGAGACAATATCTTCATAAGGAATTCTTATATCACATCCATCAATAGCCCCATTTTTAAAAACAATACCTTTATCAACAACTTGCAAAATTGTTGTAATTATCCTGTTTTCTTCATTTTGACTTGTTCCACTTGTTGCAGCCCATCCTATTATACCAAAAGCTAGTGTAGCAACCCCTTTTTTCGCTCCACTACTCCCGGATGTTTTTAATTGTTTTTCAGGAAGAATTACTTCAACTTCAACTCCTTTAAATATATCATATTCTTCCAATATTCTTTTAATTTCCTGCCTTTCCCTTTCTTCCTTACTTAAGTCATTTTTATCAAAAAACCCCATAATTTCACCAGTTAAATAAAATCTCCTTTTGGTCTTGCTTCAATTCCCAATTTCTTATACATGCTTCTGGTTGCAGGATTTGATTCAATAGCCAAATATCTATCTCCATCATCTCCGTGTTGAGGCATTACCTCATTTTCCATCCAGTATTTCTTCAATACATGGGGTTGGCGATTTCCAAAATTCCAAAATGTTTCATCCGGCTCAAATCCGGTTTTCTCTTTAAGGTCCCTAAGAATTGCATAAGACCTTCTGTAAGGACTAGCTGTTATTAAAATAACATAATTATCTTTAATTAAACTGATTAAATCCGTTTCATATTTTTGGGATTTGATTTTTTCAACCATTGGCAACCATTTTATTTCCTTGGAGTTGGCTATTAAAGTATAATTTAAATCCAAAAGAATTATCTTGTCTTTAGGAATTTTTAATTTATCCTCACAAATTTCTTCCTCTTCATCTTCAGTTTCTATTAATTTAATTCCACAGTACCCGCAGAATTCATTTTCGCTATCGTTTACTATTCCACATACAGGACAGGAATTTAATTCCAATACGATTGGTGCATGGTCTGAACCCATTTGGTCTTTTAGGATGTATGAATCTGTCAATGTAGCCTCAAAAGTGTTGGATACAAGGAAGTAGTCAAATCTGTATCCCTTATTAGCTTCCCTGAAGCCTTTTCGGTTTGGCCACCATGTGAAATTGTCCCCATCTGTATTGAACTTTCTGAATGCATCAACATATTTTGTCAATATTTCCTTAAACCATTCCTGCTCTTCTGGAAGGAATCCTGATTTGCCTTTTATATTTTTAGGATTTTTAGCATCAATCTCAGCAGATATCCTATTGAAGTCTCCACAGATTATTGATGGCTTGTTTGATTTGTAAACGTATTCTGTGAACCCATCATAGAATCTGAATTTGCGATCCAGTCTTTCAGGTGAACTGGAACCTGATGGACAGTAAACATTATACAGATAAAAGTTTTCAAACTCCATTCTGATTACTCTTCCTTCAGCGTCAAACTCCTTATCGCCAAAACCTTTCCTGACGGAAAGTGTTTCGACCTTTGTATAAACCGCTGTTCCATATTTACCCGGTTCAGATGACGGATAACCATAAAGTGTGTAATTTTCAATTTCAGGAATATCAGAAGTCCTTACTTCCTGAATACATATTATATCAGGGTTTTGTTGTTCAATAAGTTCTTTAACATCATTTAATCGTTTATTAATGCCATTAACATTCCAGGAAATAATTTTCATTTTAATCCAAATCCTTTAAATTGATATTTATACCTATGTTAATAACATTATATAATTAATTCCATTCAAATTAAATCAGATAGTTATAGTGAAACGATAATGATGATGACAAATACCGTGGAAACCAGGAAATCCATTTCGTGATGAGGTTAACGGAAAGGATATGGGTTTTAGCCCAACATCCATGATGATTACGGGATAAATCAAGATGAACCTTCCCTGACACTGATAAGATTTAAATATCATGAATTTTAAAGAAGAGTCATGGATAAAAGAACGGTTTTTGCAATTACTTTTTTCTTGTTATCCCTTATTGTTCTTTTTATGGCTTATGAGGGAGCTCCCGAACATTATGGAGGATCCAAATATCAGACTCCGGCACCTAAAATCGTGGAAGTGGGAAAACTAAATTTCACAGTTCCCGCAGGATATTTTGAAGAGGACCATCACGAGAAAATCAATCTTTCAAAAAGCGTTTCCAAACATGTCATTAAGAGCCATCAAAAATCGTTTAAGCAAAATGATCTGCTGTTATTGGATATTGCAGTGTTTGAATTGGATGACAATATAGATTTAAATGTTTTGAATGACGGAACATTTGCAAACAAATCCATACATGGTGTTGAGGGCATTTTTAAAAGTTCCAAAGTAACCACGCAAACAGGTTTCGTTGAAAATTCCCATTCAAGATATTATTTCAATTATATTGAGGACAATAAACTGGTCATGATTCAATGTGATAATTTAAAAGTCATTGATGGCATGATTTCATGAATTTTTGTTATTGAAAAATCAATTCACATCCATTAGATGAAATACATGGTCTTGTAAAAACATACTTGACAAAAATAATCTAATAATATTAAAAAGAAAATTCATATTTTCTAAAATGCATTAAATTTACACAAAATGAAACTCCCATAGCCATATCAATGAATTAATAATCTCCACTTTCTAAAAAAAGTACTGAGTAATAGCTTGATTTTATCAAAACAAGAAAAAAATTTAAATTAAACTTTAAGTTATTACAGTGACTCCAAGTAAAGTATAACGTAGCTTATTCTAAAAGTATTTAATATGATAATAAACATATTATAAATTATGTTTAACAAAAAGGGAATAATATTACTATTATTGACAATATTTTGTATAGGACTGACTGTTAGTTCAGTTTCAGCAATGGACAATTCAGCTGACAATCTGACAATAGATGAAACAGAATCGGTCCTAAAATTAAGTCCTAACGAATTTAATGACAGAGAAGCAAAAGAATGGGAAGGTCCAGTTGAATTAGAGGAAATGGACATTCATGCAGACAAGGCATTGCCTGCAAGTGATATCCAGGAGTTAAGAGCGGCAAAAAATGCAAATATAGAATTGGTTAAAAAGTATTCATACAAAACATCTGACGGATATAAATTAGTTAAAGCCAAATCCAATACTTATAAAAACATTTATGTTGATGTATACGGATTAAAAGATCTCAAAAAATATAAATGTACAGATACAGTCTATAAAAAAATTCCTAAATCAATTCACAATATTGCATATAATACAAAATTAGGCAAATACATTTATAAAAACGAGTGGGAAATAAAGAAAATCAAAAAGATTAAAAAAACCTACAAATGGAAATCCACAAAGTGGATGGAAAAAAAGGTCGGCACCAAAAAGGTTTGGGTTACAAAAAAGATAAAAACATATGAATCCTGGATAGATTCAGACGGAAATCTGTACAAAAGCAAATAC is a window encoding:
- a CDS encoding exodeoxyribonuclease III; translation: MKIISWNVNGINKRLNDVKELIEQQNPDIICIQEVRTSDIPEIENYTLYGYPSSEPGKYGTAVYTKVETLSVRKGFGDKEFDAEGRVIRMEFENFYLYNVYCPSGSSSPERLDRKFRFYDGFTEYVYKSNKPSIICGDFNRISAEIDAKNPKNIKGKSGFLPEEQEWFKEILTKYVDAFRKFNTDGDNFTWWPNRKGFREANKGYRFDYFLVSNTFEATLTDSYILKDQMGSDHAPIVLELNSCPVCGIVNDSENEFCGYCGIKLIETEDEEEEICEDKLKIPKDKIILLDLNYTLIANSKEIKWLPMVEKIKSQKYETDLISLIKDNYVILITASPYRRSYAILRDLKEKTGFEPDETFWNFGNRQPHVLKKYWMENEVMPQHGDDGDRYLAIESNPATRSMYKKLGIEARPKGDFI
- a CDS encoding endonuclease/exonuclease/phosphatase family protein, with product MKIVTWNSNGYFSERFPAILEEDADIYVIQECENPLTIDSQEYNEFASNYYWVGHNQSYGLGIFAKDNIKLDLVDLDDKGLRYFIPVRVNDDFNLLGVWTNPNIEGRKEIYYPKEITRYYEEHKNSGFFNEEMIICGDFNCDVRLVNKQHGKNVYEMIEKLSEKGLVDTYHYFTGEQQGKESIPTFYWRRNLNSPFHLDHVFAAPDKVKDLQIGDADKWIGISDHMPIVFEIPE
- a CDS encoding zinc ribbon domain-containing protein, whose product is MGFFDKNDLSKEERERQEIKRILEEYDIFKGVEVEVILPEKQLKTSGSSGAKKGVATLAFGIIGWAATSGTSQNEENRIITTILQVVDKGIVFKNGAIDGCDIRIPYEDIVSAEYMEDNKKRSMGVLTLLGNKKIFFIPTFGSYRGEYVINHCIDILNERISGVLYEEEGWGLKIDFNQVKNLDAQRKKDNLQRLEKMCENGLITEEKFLKLKEIVEDDVNDLKQCKNCGNELAKDSKFCDECGTKVE
- a CDS encoding SseB family protein; protein product: MQESYVTNNHLRTVFNDIGDYLEKGQEPPEDLFLEFIGELRVSNLLIPGIIEGDELISENLTNDAGETVIPLYTDDEEYVKDKGLDSEYDPVPNDIRYYVDLINENNFNGIIINLASEGFFIPSDLLNNLSLGPTFSINDNFRGYESDQLKNIAENTSNDSLVNFIRNPSNDNNFDDLMMELTKSTLLNVIVDEENLEDYSNNGIIFREDVGGFEVCNTGNDEENFGILFTSKNAILNTMDYNSEFYYYYQITILSEFFDYVLRSDMGGVVINPGLDDYFIPRGFLLTFSNVMDNPSFKQALDYAFLLK